A genomic segment from Roseibium algicola encodes:
- a CDS encoding sulfite exporter TauE/SafE family protein, translating into MAAFVIIVAGAFFAALLRRLTGFGFAMIAAPVLSLGLPPQSMVVTVLLLQIFLGIPAAIEFHKLVNWSVLGILLAGGVAGAPLGTLLLRVAPEPIMLMLIGLLICGSAVLQQFRQAKTTNASRSGYLVVGVLSAMLGSAFALPGPPLAIYFAKCADISLEQQRAMLINTFTLVALLAFIPAYFTDLVTWEITLRAVALIPVLFLGGYVGERIYRRLPQTSVQKLGLFVIFMAGSICFVRGISALAA; encoded by the coding sequence TTGGCCGCGTTCGTAATTATCGTCGCCGGCGCATTCTTTGCGGCATTGTTGCGGCGGCTGACAGGCTTTGGCTTTGCTATGATTGCTGCTCCGGTTCTCTCGCTGGGACTGCCGCCGCAATCCATGGTCGTCACGGTGTTGCTGCTGCAGATCTTTCTCGGCATTCCGGCAGCGATTGAGTTTCACAAGCTGGTTAATTGGAGTGTGTTGGGGATTTTGCTTGCCGGCGGTGTGGCAGGCGCTCCGTTGGGAACGCTTTTGTTGCGAGTTGCGCCCGAACCGATCATGCTGATGCTTATCGGACTTCTGATTTGCGGTAGTGCTGTTTTGCAGCAGTTCCGCCAGGCTAAAACTACCAACGCCTCCCGCAGTGGCTATCTGGTGGTCGGCGTCCTCTCGGCTATGCTTGGCTCCGCCTTCGCTTTGCCCGGACCGCCTCTAGCGATCTATTTTGCAAAATGCGCCGATATCTCGTTAGAACAGCAACGGGCCATGCTCATCAATACATTTACGCTTGTCGCACTGCTGGCTTTCATCCCGGCTTATTTCACCGACCTCGTCACTTGGGAGATCACCTTGCGGGCCGTCGCACTTATACCGGTGCTGTTTCTGGGCGGCTATGTGGGTGAACGCATTTATCGCCGCCTCCCGCAAACCTCGGTGCAAAAGCTCGGACTTTTTGTGATTTTCATGGCCGGATCGATATGCTTCGTCCGGGGGATAAGTGCTCTGGCCGCCTGA
- a CDS encoding TAXI family TRAP transporter solute-binding subunit translates to MTRFNMLNAFSTVAMVSVACLSAHAEPVSVDILVSPAGSGPYLAVATMQNYASDFTDAIAPKAVETPGFTYNVRYLASQPDLWETTLIGSGQVVEWAAVEGIAPFFPEAMDAVKDFRVLGAMSNSTNLFVALDDEINTLDDFDGKRVAVGLLTQNEWGMHQRMLLDNWGITGNLKSFDALGPGQNIDALLDGRSDIGTLVAHSNFDFSYTLEAAPFKTLESSGRPFHYINIPSEQIQTYIDSTGAPFKIQQVPAGTLTGQGGPVTSFGNVTLISAHKSFPEDLAYEFVKLWIESGPEIGKYSAIAKIWEPKTISEIARTNPELIHPGAMRAYKETGLVD, encoded by the coding sequence ATGACGCGTTTCAATATGTTAAATGCTTTTTCTACCGTTGCGATGGTGTCTGTCGCGTGTTTGTCCGCACACGCTGAACCCGTCAGCGTCGACATACTCGTATCACCCGCGGGTTCAGGCCCGTATCTCGCGGTAGCGACGATGCAGAACTACGCCTCGGACTTTACAGACGCCATTGCGCCGAAGGCCGTTGAAACACCTGGCTTTACTTACAACGTGCGCTATCTCGCGTCTCAGCCTGACCTATGGGAGACGACGCTAATCGGCTCCGGACAGGTTGTGGAATGGGCTGCTGTAGAGGGTATCGCACCATTTTTTCCGGAAGCCATGGATGCCGTCAAAGATTTTCGCGTGCTTGGCGCGATGAGCAATTCCACTAACCTTTTCGTCGCTCTCGATGATGAGATTAACACCTTGGACGATTTCGATGGGAAACGTGTCGCGGTTGGACTTTTGACCCAGAATGAATGGGGTATGCACCAGCGCATGTTACTCGACAATTGGGGTATTACCGGTAATCTCAAATCGTTCGATGCATTGGGTCCCGGCCAAAATATCGATGCTTTGCTCGATGGGCGCTCGGACATCGGCACACTTGTAGCTCATTCCAACTTCGATTTTTCCTATACGCTTGAAGCCGCGCCATTCAAAACTTTGGAAAGCTCCGGTCGCCCTTTCCACTATATCAACATACCTTCAGAACAGATCCAAACCTATATCGATAGTACCGGCGCTCCGTTTAAAATCCAACAAGTTCCGGCAGGCACGCTGACTGGTCAAGGCGGGCCTGTCACAAGTTTCGGCAATGTTACGCTGATATCCGCGCACAAGTCTTTTCCCGAAGATCTTGCCTACGAGTTCGTCAAGCTCTGGATCGAGTCCGGTCCTGAGATCGGCAAATACAGCGCCATCGCAAAAATTTGGGAACCCAAAACAATCTCCGAGATTGCGCGCACTAATCCCGAGCTCATACATCCCGGGGCTATGCGCGCCTACAAGGAAACTGGTTTGGTCGACTGA
- a CDS encoding TRAP transporter permease produces the protein MSSAISTPTRRFVEGSGIVLGVVLLAYSALSVWQNLFGTMQHYTIFTVMVLVYAAIYLLGREDNPAGSQGRLVDRISGALILAGSGGSGTYLTANAETLEIMQPFVSPAALAAGGILITTVLLSVWRIWGTAIALICLSLTLYMIFGRYLPDILEARMPPFNVAITFLSGIGGPRGVLSYAPLSADMIFMLLVYGGVLHAVGVIGIFGDIGALIGNKMRGGMAYSAVLASTLVGMVTGQAVSNIALSGVITIPAMKKSNFSASEAASVEIMASTGSQLLPPIMGLGAFMMAVILGISYFDVVLAGLIPGLLYMAAILASVAAMIGGHKRLERVRQEVDLSRIYWITPSFLLSFSTLIVLLVLRYSPAMAGFWGCAIALGISVLRPKHLRPSFKDIAGGFKIGVDTAVQLAVILAAIGLVVQTLTTTGLGISAGELISDLGQGNLFLTLLIGMFVCLIVGMGLPTPAAYSLIAIIVVPSLIDAGITPMAANMFGFYFAIFSALTPPVAVGILVGARIAKADFLRTAFESGKMGFAALGLPFMFVSFPELLQSQSLTLQAVLIALSYAASAILLSGAIYGHLFKSVEPLERVILATFAIGSCAVMAVTGWYAFGLVSIATLVAIAVTRLRKHTHSLA, from the coding sequence ATGTCCAGTGCGATATCTACTCCCACCAGACGCTTTGTGGAAGGTTCTGGCATTGTACTGGGCGTGGTTCTTTTGGCCTATAGTGCTCTGTCGGTTTGGCAGAACCTTTTCGGCACCATGCAACACTATACGATCTTTACAGTCATGGTGCTTGTTTATGCCGCTATCTACCTTCTCGGTCGCGAGGATAATCCAGCAGGCTCACAGGGCCGTCTTGTCGACCGAATCAGCGGAGCCCTTATTCTTGCTGGCAGCGGTGGCTCCGGCACATATTTGACGGCCAACGCCGAAACTTTAGAGATCATGCAGCCCTTCGTATCTCCAGCTGCGCTTGCGGCAGGCGGCATACTCATTACGACGGTACTACTGTCGGTGTGGCGCATATGGGGAACCGCTATCGCGCTGATCTGCCTGTCGCTTACACTTTATATGATATTCGGTCGCTATTTACCCGACATTCTTGAAGCACGAATGCCACCGTTCAACGTCGCCATTACCTTCCTTTCCGGGATTGGCGGTCCGCGCGGGGTATTGTCATACGCTCCCTTGTCCGCAGACATGATTTTCATGCTGCTTGTTTATGGTGGCGTGTTGCATGCCGTAGGTGTTATCGGCATTTTCGGGGACATCGGCGCGCTAATCGGCAACAAAATGCGTGGCGGTATGGCCTACAGCGCCGTGCTGGCCAGCACTCTTGTTGGAATGGTAACCGGCCAAGCTGTATCTAATATTGCGCTTTCCGGTGTGATCACTATACCCGCAATGAAAAAGAGTAACTTCAGCGCTTCGGAGGCGGCCTCGGTCGAGATTATGGCCTCGACCGGTAGCCAACTCTTGCCGCCGATCATGGGACTTGGAGCTTTCATGATGGCGGTTATCCTCGGGATCTCCTATTTCGATGTCGTCTTGGCCGGGTTGATACCAGGTCTCCTCTACATGGCCGCAATTCTCGCCAGTGTTGCCGCCATGATCGGGGGGCACAAACGATTGGAGAGGGTTCGGCAAGAGGTTGATCTATCAAGGATTTACTGGATCACCCCGAGCTTCCTGTTATCTTTCAGCACGCTTATTGTCCTACTTGTGTTACGTTACTCTCCAGCCATGGCGGGGTTTTGGGGATGTGCCATCGCCCTGGGCATATCAGTCCTGCGCCCCAAACACTTACGCCCCAGTTTCAAGGACATTGCTGGCGGTTTCAAGATCGGCGTCGACACTGCCGTGCAACTTGCGGTCATCCTGGCTGCTATAGGTCTCGTCGTCCAGACCCTCACTACCACGGGCCTTGGGATCAGCGCCGGTGAACTGATTTCCGATTTGGGCCAGGGCAATTTGTTTCTGACGCTGCTTATCGGGATGTTCGTCTGCCTGATTGTGGGAATGGGCTTGCCGACGCCGGCGGCCTATTCGCTGATTGCAATCATAGTCGTTCCAAGTCTGATCGACGCAGGTATCACACCAATGGCTGCCAACATGTTTGGATTCTATTTCGCGATCTTCTCCGCCCTCACGCCTCCGGTCGCCGTTGGCATATTGGTGGGCGCGCGTATCGCAAAGGCCGATTTTCTGCGCACTGCATTTGAATCCGGTAAAATGGGCTTTGCCGCACTTGGCCTGCCTTTCATGTTTGTTTCCTTTCCTGAATTGCTGCAATCACAAAGCCTTACACTGCAGGCCGTGCTGATAGCTCTTTCCTATGCCGCCAGCGCCATACTGCTTTCGGGCGCGATATATGGCCACTTGTTCAAGTCGGTCGAACCCCTCGAACGCGTCATTCTGGCGACATTTGCCATTGGTTCCTGTGCGGTAATGGCGGTGACTGGCTGGTATGCCTTCGGACTCGTTTCCATTGCGACGCTTGTGGCAATCGCCGTCACCCGGTTGCGCAAACACACCCATTCGCTCGCCTGA
- a CDS encoding LysR family transcriptional regulator, whose protein sequence is MDISLRALRYFVATAEAGKISEAAVRLNISQPSVSAAIHQIEEKFGLQLFLRLPAKGIQLTSDGARFLERARYLLAQAEEFQHDASAISQGIDGEITVASFVNLSPTIMAELLGIFREKYPMVRVNFRDANQHDIISGLMTGQIEIAVTFDLALQSGFSSSVLATLQPRAVLSPDDPLALERSISLHDLCTRPFVLMDLPHTRDYFHSLFSDQRIAPAIAYRCISFEAVRSFVASGLGVSLLNISPATDVALCGRPVVLRPITEAVRPLRIVLLRSKRLKMRPALNVFQEVATQVLPALAGPL, encoded by the coding sequence ATGGATATTAGTCTACGCGCCCTACGCTATTTCGTGGCGACGGCCGAGGCCGGGAAGATCTCTGAGGCGGCAGTCCGGCTTAACATTTCACAGCCCAGTGTGTCGGCGGCAATCCATCAGATAGAAGAGAAATTCGGGCTCCAGTTGTTCCTCCGTCTGCCAGCGAAGGGAATCCAGCTGACAAGCGATGGCGCAAGGTTTCTAGAGCGCGCACGCTATCTTTTGGCTCAGGCGGAGGAGTTTCAGCATGACGCCAGCGCCATCAGTCAGGGTATCGATGGGGAAATAACCGTGGCGTCATTTGTCAATCTTTCGCCAACGATAATGGCCGAGCTGCTCGGTATTTTTCGCGAAAAGTACCCGATGGTACGCGTAAATTTCCGTGACGCAAATCAACATGACATCATCAGCGGCCTGATGACTGGCCAAATCGAGATCGCAGTCACATTCGATCTGGCACTGCAAAGCGGTTTTTCCTCATCGGTGCTGGCCACTCTGCAGCCGCGTGCAGTACTTTCGCCCGACGACCCGTTGGCTCTGGAGCGCTCAATAAGCCTTCACGACCTGTGCACGCGCCCATTTGTGCTGATGGATTTGCCACATACGCGTGATTATTTTCACAGTCTCTTCTCCGACCAGCGTATCGCACCTGCTATTGCCTATCGCTGTATTTCATTCGAGGCTGTGCGATCATTCGTTGCCAGCGGTCTGGGAGTCTCTTTGCTTAACATCAGCCCAGCCACTGATGTTGCACTTTGTGGCCGACCTGTTGTGCTTAGACCAATCACCGAAGCGGTCCGTCCACTACGGATCGTACTTTTGCGCAGCAAACGGCTCAAGATGCGTCCAGCACTGAACGTGTTTCAAGAAGTCGCCACGCAAGTGTTGCCAGCGCTGGCCGGCCCACTTTAA
- a CDS encoding nuclear transport factor 2 family protein produces MAMTDSQKLEKLNSIDEILRLKHIYWMYNDVGFQGDKIAELFAEDGVWSNDGAWSKKQLGYYKGREAIRDFFNGLSGAVPFCAHIGMNPIIEVNGDTAVGKWRALLLGTTVNDENPRADFILIDYLDEFVRVNGVWQIKKMDILFNFNVPFGSSWAGLEVVRKD; encoded by the coding sequence ATGGCAATGACTGACTCACAGAAACTCGAAAAGCTGAATTCTATTGATGAGATTCTCCGGCTGAAGCACATCTATTGGATGTATAACGATGTCGGCTTTCAAGGAGATAAGATTGCAGAGTTGTTCGCCGAGGACGGTGTTTGGTCAAATGACGGTGCGTGGTCGAAAAAGCAACTGGGTTACTATAAGGGCCGCGAGGCAATTCGTGATTTCTTTAATGGTTTGTCCGGCGCAGTTCCGTTTTGTGCGCACATAGGAATGAATCCGATTATCGAAGTCAATGGCGATACCGCCGTTGGGAAATGGCGCGCTCTTTTGTTGGGGACCACTGTCAATGATGAAAATCCCAGAGCCGACTTCATTCTAATCGACTATCTTGATGAGTTTGTACGTGTCAATGGTGTTTGGCAGATCAAAAAGATGGACATTCTTTTCAACTTTAACGTGCCATTCGGTTCATCCTGGGCCGGACTGGAAGTCGTTAGGAAAGACTGA
- a CDS encoding ABC transporter ATP-binding protein, whose translation MRDLTIQFGGVIALKKICLEIYEQEILGLIGPNGAGKTTLFNCLSRLYRQNSGDIFVYGESTTPLEPEDMAARGIGRTFQNTALFETMTVYENVLTGAQFAMSGGLTADILGGPKVRRERAETRDRIMHLLSLLHLADISDHTIADQNFAVRKRIEFARALAAEPSLLMLDEPAGGLNREEVAHLEDLIRQVRDEFKVAVLLVEHHLNLVMKVSDRVVAMDFGQKIADGLPHEVRTHPQVLQAYLGEETA comes from the coding sequence GTGCGCGACCTCACTATCCAATTTGGTGGAGTTATTGCGCTCAAAAAAATCTGTCTCGAGATCTACGAACAAGAGATCCTCGGGTTGATCGGCCCGAATGGCGCCGGCAAGACCACACTGTTTAACTGTCTTAGCCGGCTCTATCGCCAAAACTCGGGCGATATCTTTGTGTATGGTGAAAGCACCACGCCGCTCGAGCCCGAGGACATGGCAGCGCGTGGGATTGGCCGCACCTTTCAGAACACCGCGCTCTTCGAGACAATGACGGTCTACGAGAACGTTTTGACCGGCGCCCAATTCGCAATGAGCGGCGGCCTGACGGCGGATATCCTTGGCGGTCCGAAAGTGCGCCGCGAACGCGCCGAGACGCGCGACCGAATCATGCATCTGCTGTCGTTGCTCCATCTGGCCGATATCTCCGACCACACCATCGCCGACCAGAACTTTGCGGTGCGCAAGCGGATCGAGTTCGCTCGTGCGCTGGCCGCCGAACCGAGCCTCTTGATGCTAGACGAACCTGCTGGCGGGTTGAACCGCGAAGAGGTGGCGCATCTGGAGGATTTGATCCGGCAAGTGCGCGACGAGTTCAAGGTTGCGGTGCTGCTGGTTGAACATCATCTCAACCTCGTCATGAAGGTCTCCGACCGCGTCGTGGCGATGGACTTCGGGCAGAAGATCGCCGACGGGCTGCCGCATGAGGTGCGGACACATCCGCAGGTGCTTCAGGCCTATCTCGGGGAGGAGACGGCATGA
- a CDS encoding ISAs1 family transposase — MTTDALHCNCRMVAAINSGGGDWCLVLEANQYPLLFDARSCFGTQKDAHPTAITEDVGQGRTENRRAVVVSSKRLTDHHDFLDLKAFARVEVTRKTADGTTSETRYFALSCVPTLDVLLATVRTHRAIGDNLHWQLVLSFREDAARNRNDNSSGSVAILRQPALNVVRHDTSQGSSSSERVGTTPSSATYSMA; from the coding sequence GTGACCACCGATGCGCTCCACTGCAATTGCCGTATGGTTGCGGCGATCAACTCCGGCGGTGGCGACTGGTGCCTGGTGCTCGAGGCCAATCAGTACCCGCTCCTGTTCGATGCCCGGTCCTGCTTCGGGACGCAGAAGGACGCTCATCCTACGGCCATCACCGAGGACGTTGGCCAAGGTCGGACAGAGAACCGGAGAGCAGTTGTCGTATCCAGCAAGCGGTTGACTGATCATCATGATTTCCTGGACCTGAAGGCCTTTGCACGGGTTGAGGTCACCCGCAAGACAGCCGACGGCACAACTTCTGAGACAAGATATTTTGCCCTGTCCTGTGTGCCTACACTGGACGTCCTGCTCGCGACCGTACGTACCCATCGAGCCATCGGGGACAACCTCCACTGGCAACTAGTCCTGTCCTTCCGCGAAGATGCCGCACGCAACCGCAATGATAACAGTTCTGGTAGTGTCGCCATCCTGCGACAACCTGCCCTTAACGTCGTGCGCCACGACACATCGCAGGGGTCAAGCTCAAGCGAGCGAGTTGGGACGACGCCTTCCTCCGCAACGTACTCAATGGCGTAG
- a CDS encoding transposase, with protein sequence MLVQDNLNAHNPASLCATFEPAKPKLITEKIERNHTPKHCPWRNMAEAELPILSRQCLRKRADSQKDLARDVCAWAEDATAKIASSTGSSQMKPMHEIQKTITISVTESED encoded by the coding sequence ATGCTGGTTCAGGACAACTTGAACGCCCACAACCCCGCTTCACTTTGTGCTACCTTCGAACCGGCCAAGCCCAAACTCATCACCGAAAAGATCGAGCGGAATCATACGCCCAAACACTGTCCTTGGCGCAACATGGCCGAAGCGGAACTGCCAATCCTGTCGCGTCAGTGTCTAAGAAAACGAGCCGACAGTCAGAAAGACTTGGCGCGAGACGTTTGCGCTTGGGCCGAGGATGCCACAGCAAAAATAGCATCGTCGACTGGCAGTTCACAAATGAAGCCCATGCATGAAATTCAGAAAACTATAACTATCAGTGTGACTGAATCAGAGGACTGA
- a CDS encoding carbon-nitrogen hydrolase family protein, with product MKARLAAVHAPSEFFDPDAGIRKSIGLIKQAAAQQVDLIVFPESFVPGFPVWNSYLRPTDGHDLFARFADASLTVDGPEIAAIRDAARSAGIAVWFAFSERATYSSGCLWNSAVLIGPDGELCVHHRKLVPTFYEKLTWNRGDGAGLRVCQMSFGKVGGLICGENGNPLARYALMAQGEQIHCASYPSVWPFRDPRTSAAYDMSEATRIRAAAHSFEAKVYTVVSTSMFDDQSMQTVCGGDTDMRAMLSACRGGGAMIVAPDGSTPGGVLYGEEGLVIADVDISALTELKQHHDMAGYYNRHDIFRLEVDFKRQKPLYWADKTQNRTEVLLTMQDESFTLLD from the coding sequence ATGAAAGCCCGGCTCGCTGCGGTGCACGCCCCATCTGAATTCTTCGATCCCGACGCAGGAATCCGCAAGAGTATCGGCCTCATCAAGCAGGCCGCAGCCCAGCAAGTCGATCTGATCGTCTTCCCAGAAAGCTTTGTTCCCGGATTTCCGGTTTGGAACAGTTATTTGCGGCCGACTGACGGACATGATTTGTTTGCGCGTTTTGCTGATGCGTCCTTAACAGTAGATGGGCCCGAGATCGCCGCCATACGCGATGCAGCGCGCTCCGCTGGGATTGCAGTCTGGTTTGCCTTTTCGGAGCGCGCGACTTATTCGAGCGGTTGCCTATGGAACAGCGCCGTACTGATCGGCCCGGACGGTGAACTATGCGTTCATCACCGCAAGCTTGTGCCAACGTTTTATGAGAAACTGACATGGAATCGCGGTGATGGCGCGGGGTTGAGAGTTTGTCAGATGTCATTTGGAAAGGTCGGTGGGCTGATTTGCGGGGAAAACGGTAACCCTCTGGCTCGATATGCACTGATGGCGCAGGGAGAACAGATTCACTGCGCGAGCTACCCCTCGGTGTGGCCGTTTCGCGATCCGCGGACATCGGCAGCCTACGATATGTCCGAGGCGACACGGATCCGCGCCGCGGCTCATAGCTTTGAGGCTAAGGTTTACACGGTGGTCTCGACTTCTATGTTCGACGACCAGTCAATGCAGACCGTCTGCGGTGGCGATACGGACATGCGGGCCATGCTGAGCGCCTGCCGAGGCGGTGGTGCGATGATTGTCGCACCGGACGGTTCGACGCCCGGTGGCGTTCTTTATGGCGAAGAGGGGCTGGTGATCGCCGATGTCGATATCAGCGCCCTGACCGAGCTCAAACAGCACCATGACATGGCTGGCTATTATAACCGCCACGATATCTTCCGGCTCGAAGTGGACTTCAAGCGTCAAAAGCCTTTGTACTGGGCTGATAAAACGCAAAATCGCACCGAGGTTCTACTTACCATGCAAGACGAAAGCTTCACTCTCCTTGATTAA